DNA sequence from the Amycolatopsis sp. Hca4 genome:
GATTCGCAGATGGTCCGCCTGAAGCGGCTGTACCCGAAGGCGGTGTTCAAGGCGGTGACGAACACGGTCTCGGTGCCCAAGCCGACGGAAGGCCCGGCCGGCGGCCGGATCGGCGCGCCGACGCTGCGGGACGAAGAACTGCTGGAGTGGTGCACGAAACTGCTGGTCCAGCTGACGAAGAAGCCTGCGGCCGTGTAAAGAGGGTTGGACACCGGCGCCATTTCGGGGGACTTTCCGTTGTGGCGCCTGGGTTTCGCTCGGCGGAGGTTTTAGGTTCCGCGCATGGCGGAATATCGCGAGCCGAACATCCGGGCCCGGCAGCTGGGGGAACGGCTCCTCGAGAGGATGGCGGAGAAGGGCTGGGGAGTCCGGGAAATGTCCCGGCGCCTGGAGATGAGTGCGCAGTGGGTTTCGTCGGTGACCCGCGGCCGCGCCCGCCCGGACCCGGTGAACCTGGCCAGGCTCCTGACGGTGCTGGGGGTGAAGGGTGCGGAATACCACGAGCTGATGGCCCTGGCCGACGAGATGCGCAAGCCGGGCCTGCTCGAAAACCCTGGAAACCTCCGCACCCTGATCGCGCACGAGCAGCAGGCCACCGCCATTTCTTCGTTCCACGGCGTGGTCATCCCGGGCTTGCTCCAGACCGCTGACTACGCCCGGTCGCTCGCGCACGAAATGGGCAATCCACCCGATCCCGACCGGGTGGATGAGCAGGTCTTCACCCGGCTGTCCCGCCAAGCAATCCTCGCCCGCCCCCAGTCGCGGTTCACGTTCTACCTCCACGAATTCGCGCTGCGCCTGCCGGTCGGCCCCACTCCGGCGGTGATGCGCGCCCAGCTCCACCAACTGGCGAAGGTTCGCGACAACGCCACGATCCGGGTGGTACCGGCAACCGGCGGGCATGCCGGGCTCGCCGGGGACTTCCAGCTGGTCGAGTCGGCTTCGTTCCGGCCGTTGATCTATCTGGAGAGTGAAGTTTCCGCGCTCTATCTGGAGGACCCCCGCGAAATTTCGGCTTACCGCCGCATTCTCCGCGCGCTCGCGAAGACCGCTCTCGATGAGGCAGAATCACGCATGCTCATCACCCGACTCGCGCGAGACCTCCCGGGAGTGAACATGCCCGAAAAATGGCGAAAGAGCACCCACAGCAGTCAAGCCGATTGTGTCGAGGTGGCCATCGATCGGCCGGTCCTGATCCGGGACACCAAGGACCGTGAAGGCGGCACCCTCACCGCCTCCACCCCCGCCTGGCGCGAGCTCCTTACCCGACTTCGCTGAACATCGGCGGCAGAGCCTCCGCCAGCCCCATCCGCACCGACTCGACCGGCACCGGAACCGCTCCGGCGCCCGACATCGGCTGCGGCCGGGGCCGTCGCGGCTTGCGGGACCCCGCTCCTCCGCCCCGCCCCGGGTACACCAGCAACCCGCGCACCGGGTCCGGGACCGCGTCCAGGGCCGCCGTCACGACCGGCAACGCTCGGAACGCGTCCCTTCTCTCCTCCGTCGTGAACTCGATCTCCAGCACCACACCCCAGCGGTGCTCGTGCCAAACCCACTGCTCAGCGCCGTTCGTCAGCGCCGCTTCGGTGAGTGCGTCCCCTCGTTCCAGGCGCCACAGCGAAGCCGAATGCTCCCCGTCGAACACTTCGATGGTCAGCCAATGGTCCATATGTCGACATTACCGCCGCCGCGACCTCATGGGTGTTGCGTTTCGGGGGCGATGATGTGAGAGGGTATGGCCTGTGATGCGGATCATGGGGCGCCCTCGCGCGCTGGTCGCGGTCGTTGCCGGTGCTCTTCTGCTCGCCGGGTGCGGTTCCGGTCCGAGTCAGGTCGGCAGCGCCGTCATCGTCGGCGACCGGTCGGTTTCCCTGGACAGCGTGCAGTCGATGATCGACCAGGCCGTCCGCGACCACCCGTACGCGCGCAAGCTCGCCGCCGAGCACAAGCTCGACCTGCTGGGCCGCGAGATCGTCCGGCAGACCGTCATCCACGAGCTGACCGTGCGCGCGAGCGAGTCGGAAAACCTCGTCGCCGACCAGGCGAAGGTCGCCGGTCTGGCCGCGCAGGTGCGCAACGTGCCCGTCGCCGACACCGGGCAGGGCGACCAGGTCGCGCTCACCCAGATCGTCTCGCAGCTGCGTGACCACAACGAGGTCGCGAGCGACGTCGTCCTCGA
Encoded proteins:
- a CDS encoding Scr1 family TA system antitoxin-like transcriptional regulator — translated: MAEYREPNIRARQLGERLLERMAEKGWGVREMSRRLEMSAQWVSSVTRGRARPDPVNLARLLTVLGVKGAEYHELMALADEMRKPGLLENPGNLRTLIAHEQQATAISSFHGVVIPGLLQTADYARSLAHEMGNPPDPDRVDEQVFTRLSRQAILARPQSRFTFYLHEFALRLPVGPTPAVMRAQLHQLAKVRDNATIRVVPATGGHAGLAGDFQLVESASFRPLIYLESEVSALYLEDPREISAYRRILRALAKTALDEAESRMLITRLARDLPGVNMPEKWRKSTHSSQADCVEVAIDRPVLIRDTKDREGGTLTASTPAWRELLTRLR